A genomic stretch from Empedobacter stercoris includes:
- the ftsH gene encoding ATP-dependent zinc metalloprotease FtsH: MKKNNFKPSGFNPTWIYGIIGLLLIAFLLFSDNIGGVGGTTKNIDRTTFLTYVEKGYVKEADLEKETGRVSVYLTEEALNNEEFKKFKNTKENLNPFATGAPNLTFNVADAGNFEKDFYENVEKSPNKTAKLNTLVSNGFGGLFMNLFISLIFFGLIYFLLFRRMGGGGSTGGGGGIFSVGKSKAKLFEGDDHIKTTFNDVAGLEGAKEEIEEIVEFLKHPDKFTKLGGRIPKGALLVGPPGTGKTLLAKAVAGEAKVPFFSLSGSDFVEMFVGVGASRVRDLFKNAKEKSPSIIFIDEIDAIGRARGKSNFTGSNDERENTLNQLLTEMDGFGTESNVIVIAATNRADVLDKALMRPGRFDRIIHVDLPELNERKEIFAVHLRPLKLGEDVEIEFLAKQTPGFSGADIFNVCNEAALVAARKNKEVVEKQDFLDAVDRIIGGLEKKSKVIKPSEKKRIAYHEAGHATIGWLTEHAAPLVKVTIVPRGRSLGAAWYLPEERQITTTEQLLDEMCMTMGGRAAEEVAFGNISTGALSDLEKVTKQANAMISIYGLNKEIGNVSYYDSSGQNEYGFSKPYSEQTAQVIDKEIKKMIEEQYVRAKEILDINRDKVDLLAQKLIEKEVIFREDLEEIFGPRKYVSELDQMEEKDEKTFETEPQQVVQPESGNDI; encoded by the coding sequence TTGAAAAAAAATAATTTTAAACCTTCGGGATTTAATCCTACATGGATATATGGTATTATAGGATTATTGCTGATTGCCTTTTTATTATTTTCTGATAATATTGGAGGTGTAGGCGGAACTACTAAAAATATTGACCGTACTACATTCCTTACTTATGTAGAAAAAGGCTATGTTAAAGAGGCAGATTTAGAAAAAGAAACAGGTCGTGTAAGTGTTTACTTAACAGAAGAGGCCTTGAATAATGAAGAATTTAAAAAGTTCAAAAATACAAAGGAAAATTTAAATCCTTTTGCAACAGGAGCTCCAAACTTAACTTTTAATGTAGCAGATGCTGGAAATTTTGAAAAAGATTTTTACGAAAATGTTGAAAAAAGTCCAAATAAAACTGCAAAACTTAATACACTTGTATCAAACGGTTTTGGAGGATTATTTATGAATCTTTTCATTTCATTAATTTTCTTCGGATTAATCTACTTCTTACTATTCAGAAGAATGGGTGGAGGTGGATCTACTGGCGGAGGTGGCGGAATCTTCTCTGTGGGTAAATCTAAAGCAAAATTGTTTGAAGGTGATGATCACATCAAAACAACTTTTAATGATGTAGCTGGTTTAGAAGGTGCCAAAGAAGAAATAGAAGAAATTGTAGAATTCTTAAAACACCCAGATAAATTCACAAAATTAGGTGGACGTATACCAAAAGGAGCCTTATTAGTAGGACCTCCAGGTACAGGGAAAACCTTATTAGCAAAAGCTGTTGCAGGAGAAGCAAAAGTTCCTTTCTTCTCATTGTCAGGATCAGATTTCGTAGAAATGTTTGTGGGAGTTGGTGCATCTCGTGTACGTGACTTATTCAAAAATGCAAAAGAAAAATCTCCGTCAATCATCTTTATTGATGAGATTGATGCAATTGGTCGTGCACGTGGAAAATCAAACTTTACAGGATCTAATGACGAACGCGAAAATACATTAAACCAATTATTAACAGAAATGGATGGTTTCGGAACAGAATCTAACGTAATTGTAATTGCTGCAACAAACCGTGCCGATGTATTGGACAAAGCCTTAATGCGCCCAGGTCGTTTTGACAGAATTATTCACGTCGATTTACCTGAATTAAACGAACGTAAAGAAATCTTCGCGGTACATTTACGTCCTTTAAAATTAGGTGAAGATGTTGAAATCGAATTTTTAGCGAAACAAACACCAGGTTTTTCTGGAGCAGATATTTTCAATGTTTGTAACGAAGCTGCTTTAGTTGCTGCTCGTAAAAATAAAGAAGTAGTTGAAAAACAAGACTTCTTAGACGCTGTAGACCGTATTATCGGCGGTTTAGAGAAGAAAAGTAAAGTAATCAAACCATCTGAGAAAAAACGTATCGCTTATCACGAAGCTGGTCACGCAACAATCGGTTGGTTAACAGAACATGCTGCACCTTTAGTTAAGGTAACTATCGTTCCTCGTGGACGTTCATTAGGAGCTGCTTGGTATTTGCCAGAAGAAAGACAAATTACAACAACAGAACAATTGTTAGACGAAATGTGTATGACAATGGGTGGTCGTGCTGCGGAAGAAGTTGCTTTTGGTAATATTTCTACAGGAGCGTTAAGCGACTTAGAAAAAGTGACAAAACAAGCCAATGCAATGATTAGTATTTATGGTCTTAATAAAGAAATCGGAAATGTTTCGTACTACGATTCTTCTGGGCAAAACGAATACGGATTCAGTAAACCATATTCTGAACAAACAGCTCAAGTTATTGACAAGGAAATTAAGAAAATGATTGAAGAGCAATATGTAAGAGCAAAAGAAATCTTAGATATTAATCGTGATAAAGTTGACTTATTGGCTCAAAAATTAATTGAGAAAGAAGTTATTTTCAGAGAAGATTTAGAAGAAATCTTCGGCCCAAGAAAATATGTCAGCGAATTAGATCAAATGGAAGAGAAAGATGAAAAAACTTTCGAAACTGAACCGCAACAAGTAGTTCAACCAGAATCTGGAAATGATATTTAA
- a CDS encoding 6-pyruvoyl trahydropterin synthase family protein, with amino-acid sequence MKVTVNRKAHFNAAHRLFNKNWSEEQNFQVFGKCSYPHYHGHNYEIIVAVKGEVDQETGFVMNLDELRKIIAVEVEDYLDHKNLNVDIEEFKNVNPTAENIVILIWNKIRAKLSSDLELKVTLYETPRNFVEYTGE; translated from the coding sequence ATGAAAGTTACTGTCAACAGAAAAGCACATTTTAACGCTGCCCACCGATTATTTAATAAAAATTGGAGCGAGGAACAAAATTTTCAAGTTTTCGGAAAATGTTCTTATCCCCATTATCACGGACATAATTACGAAATTATTGTTGCGGTGAAAGGTGAAGTTGATCAAGAAACAGGATTTGTTATGAATTTAGATGAATTACGAAAAATCATTGCGGTTGAAGTGGAAGATTATTTAGACCATAAAAATCTGAATGTAGACATCGAAGAATTCAAAAATGTAAATCCAACAGCCGAGAATATTGTGATTTTAATATGGAATAAAATTCGTGCAAAATTATCTTCAGATTTAGAATTGAAAGTGACTTTATACGAAACTCCGCGTAATTTTGTAGAATATACAGGCGAATGA
- the idi gene encoding isopentenyl-diphosphate Delta-isomerase: MKEFVVLVDQDDQKLGLMEKQQAHVAGLLHRAFSVFVFNSKGELMIQQRAASKYHSPTLWTNTCCSHPRDNETYEEAAHRRLQEEMGFDCELEYKFNFIYKAHLENDLIEHELDHVFIGTFDEDPKLNPEEVMAYRWVELDDLKKDMEKNPQNYTAWFKIIFEHYVSYIEE, encoded by the coding sequence ATGAAAGAATTTGTAGTTTTAGTTGATCAAGATGATCAAAAATTAGGATTGATGGAAAAACAACAAGCACATGTCGCAGGTTTGTTACATCGGGCATTTTCTGTTTTTGTATTCAATTCGAAAGGTGAATTGATGATTCAGCAACGAGCTGCAAGTAAATATCATTCGCCTACGTTGTGGACCAATACGTGTTGTAGTCATCCGCGTGATAACGAAACATACGAAGAAGCAGCACATAGAAGATTGCAAGAAGAAATGGGGTTTGATTGTGAATTAGAGTATAAATTTAATTTTATTTACAAAGCTCATTTAGAAAACGATTTGATCGAACATGAATTGGACCATGTGTTTATCGGCACATTTGATGAAGACCCAAAATTGAATCCAGAAGAAGTGATGGCTTATCGTTGGGTTGAATTGGATGATTTGAAAAAGGATATGGAAAAAAATCCTCAAAATTATACCGCTTGGTTCAAAATTATTTTTGAACATTACGTTTCCTATATCGAAGAATAA
- a CDS encoding biotin--[acetyl-CoA-carboxylase] ligase, giving the protein MYLISFDSLPNTNEFLVELSKKDANSWTVIHAKNQTKGKGYAGNEWKVVAGENLTFSFLLKTDYSFQELIYFNQWVSNVICLFLKQFHPKTNVKWPNDIILKDKKVCGILIENHRSNEVMNSIIGIGINVNQTDFNHLPKATSICKVTDKKYDIEEILSDLMHFFEQEYRDLEHKNFEKIHQTYLDNLFRKDEISTFRVDGELVEGTILDVNEAGNLLIEINQELREFKHKEIELLF; this is encoded by the coding sequence ATGTATTTAATTAGTTTTGATTCTTTGCCTAATACGAACGAGTTCTTGGTCGAATTGTCCAAAAAAGATGCCAATAGTTGGACTGTCATACATGCTAAAAATCAAACAAAAGGAAAAGGTTACGCTGGGAATGAATGGAAAGTTGTGGCAGGAGAAAATTTGACCTTTAGTTTTTTACTGAAAACGGATTATAGTTTTCAAGAGTTAATTTATTTTAATCAATGGGTTTCAAATGTTATTTGTCTATTTTTAAAACAATTTCATCCGAAAACTAACGTAAAATGGCCAAATGATATCATTTTGAAGGATAAAAAAGTTTGTGGAATTCTAATCGAAAATCACCGATCAAATGAAGTGATGAATTCTATAATTGGTATAGGAATTAATGTTAATCAAACTGATTTTAATCACTTACCAAAAGCTACATCAATCTGTAAAGTAACTGACAAAAAATATGACATTGAGGAAATTTTGTCAGATTTAATGCATTTTTTTGAACAAGAATATAGAGACTTAGAACACAAGAATTTCGAAAAAATACATCAAACCTATTTAGATAATTTATTTCGAAAAGATGAAATTTCAACATTTAGAGTAGATGGTGAATTAGTTGAAGGAACCATTTTGGATGTAAATGAGGCAGGAAATTTACTGATTGAGATCAATCAAGAATTAAGAGAATTTAAACACAAAGAAATCGAACTTCTTTTTTAA
- the rsfS gene encoding ribosome silencing factor — translation MIDTQYTKDLLDSIVDGITNVKGEEITILDLREIENAICQYFVICTGNSNTQVSAITGSIERTVKSEMSERPFHVEGRQNNQWVLMDYTNVIVHVFQKEYREYYDIESLWGDAVETRIEMEY, via the coding sequence ATGATAGATACTCAATATACAAAAGACTTGCTAGATAGCATTGTTGATGGAATTACAAATGTGAAAGGAGAAGAAATTACGATTTTGGATCTTCGAGAAATTGAAAATGCAATTTGCCAATACTTTGTTATTTGTACAGGAAATTCTAACACTCAAGTTAGTGCAATAACAGGTTCTATAGAAAGAACTGTAAAATCTGAAATGTCAGAAAGACCTTTTCATGTAGAAGGAAGACAAAATAACCAATGGGTTTTAATGGATTACACAAATGTTATTGTCCATGTTTTTCAAAAAGAATACAGAGAATATTACGATATCGAAAGTCTTTGGGGTGATGCTGTAGAGACACGTATCGAAATGGAATATTAA
- a CDS encoding peroxiredoxin yields MKIGDHIPTFSLEDNKGNWFNSDEFLYKKYFVLFFYPMDFTPMCTKEVCQFRDVNADFKALDTVVVGINGQSTSSHEKFYTKHQLNFPLLSDKGAKLTKLLGIKKKLGLITPRETFVFNKQGKLIKHIVSNTANLHIEEAMNAIKKDQGN; encoded by the coding sequence ATGAAAATAGGTGATCACATCCCAACTTTTTCGTTGGAAGATAACAAAGGAAATTGGTTTAATTCGGACGAATTTTTATACAAAAAATATTTTGTCTTGTTTTTTTACCCAATGGATTTTACGCCAATGTGTACCAAAGAAGTGTGTCAATTCCGAGATGTGAATGCAGATTTTAAAGCATTGGATACTGTTGTCGTCGGGATTAATGGACAATCAACATCTTCTCACGAAAAGTTTTATACCAAACATCAACTTAACTTTCCGCTACTTTCTGATAAAGGTGCAAAATTGACAAAGTTATTGGGAATCAAAAAGAAATTAGGACTGATTACGCCACGCGAAACATTTGTCTTTAATAAACAAGGAAAATTAATTAAACATATCGTTTCTAATACAGCAAATCTGCATATAGAAGAAGCAATGAACGCAATAAAAAAAGACCAAGGAAATTAG